Proteins from one Flammeovirgaceae bacterium genomic window:
- a CDS encoding 1-aminocyclopropane-1-carboxylate deaminase/D-cysteine desulfhydrase, producing MVYTPTPVVRLKSPFLEKKEVTVLVKREDLNHPHVSGNKWWKLKYNLEEAIGQGHDTLLTFGGPYSNHVYATAAAANENGLKGIGIIRGEETLPLNATLSFAKRQGMAVHYVSRERYRGKTDPRFVQGLRNRFGNFYLIPEGGTNGPAIKGCEEWARELGNTIGFDCLCLPVGTGGTMAGMVRVLTDKQVVGFSSLKGGGFLDQEVGQWAGDGPRNWRIETGYHFGGYGKAGRGLMDFILEFEKAHQVPLDPVYTGKMMFGVFDLIAKGAIGRGKRVLALHTGGLQGRAGFNF from the coding sequence TTGGTTTATACCCCTACACCTGTTGTCCGGCTAAAAAGCCCCTTTCTGGAAAAAAAGGAAGTAACGGTATTGGTAAAGCGGGAAGACCTTAACCATCCACATGTGTCGGGCAATAAATGGTGGAAGCTGAAGTACAATTTGGAAGAAGCCATAGGGCAGGGACATGATACCCTCCTCACCTTTGGCGGGCCCTATTCCAACCATGTTTATGCCACTGCCGCTGCGGCCAACGAAAACGGGTTGAAGGGCATCGGCATCATCCGGGGGGAGGAAACCCTGCCGTTGAACGCCACGCTGTCTTTTGCAAAACGCCAGGGCATGGCCGTGCATTATGTAAGCAGGGAAAGGTACAGGGGGAAAACGGACCCCCGCTTTGTGCAAGGACTGCGCAACCGGTTCGGGAATTTCTACCTTATACCGGAAGGGGGGACCAATGGGCCGGCCATAAAAGGTTGTGAGGAATGGGCCAGGGAACTGGGCAACACGATAGGCTTTGATTGCCTGTGCCTGCCGGTAGGAACGGGGGGCACCATGGCCGGGATGGTCAGGGTATTGACGGACAAGCAGGTAGTAGGTTTTTCCTCTTTAAAGGGGGGCGGCTTTCTCGACCAGGAGGTGGGGCAATGGGCAGGTGATGGGCCCCGGAACTGGCGCATAGAAACCGGGTATCATTTTGGCGGGTATGGAAAGGCAGGGAGGGGACTAATGGATTTTATCCTTGAATTTGAAAAGGCCCACCAGGTGCCCCTTGATCCCGTTTACACGGGGAAGATGATGTTTGGTGTTTTTGATTTGATAGCCAAAGGGGCCATAGGAAGAGGCAAGAGGGTTTTGGCCCTGCACACCGGAGGACTTCAGGGGAGGGCCGGGTTTAACTTCTGA
- a CDS encoding PA0069 family radical SAM protein, with amino-acid sequence MDNDYFKGRGAQIKPENKYLKAQYIIDHPEGLDEPLIESPETQIFHETAKKIVNKVNSPDLRFGFSMNPYQGCEHGCVYCYARNTHEYYGFNAGLDFESKIIVKQNAPELLERHLLQPGWQAVPIMLSGNTDCYQPREKEFEITRRMLEVLLKYQHPVAIITKNALILRDLEILREMADGRLVNVMVSITTLDESLRRKMEPRTASASKRLGTIEALSKAGIPVGVMNAPVIPGLNHHEIPAILKAAAGHGAVACGMAVVRLNGSIGKVFEDWLRKNFPYRFDKVWNQVAELHGGSVGDSVFGRRMAGKGSLASAIHQLYATARRKYFSGKGMPPLDLTKFRKGGNFNLFT; translated from the coding sequence GTGGATAATGACTACTTCAAAGGCCGTGGGGCCCAAATAAAGCCCGAAAATAAATACTTAAAGGCGCAATACATCATCGACCACCCGGAAGGCCTGGACGAACCCCTTATAGAAAGCCCAGAGACACAAATATTTCATGAAACGGCCAAAAAGATCGTCAATAAGGTAAACAGCCCCGACCTCCGCTTTGGCTTTTCCATGAACCCATACCAGGGGTGCGAGCACGGTTGCGTTTATTGCTACGCCCGCAATACGCATGAATATTACGGCTTCAATGCGGGCTTGGATTTTGAAAGTAAAATCATTGTGAAGCAAAACGCCCCCGAACTTTTGGAAAGGCACCTTCTCCAGCCCGGTTGGCAGGCGGTGCCCATCATGCTATCGGGAAATACCGACTGCTACCAGCCGCGGGAAAAAGAATTTGAAATCACCCGCAGGATGCTTGAAGTGCTGCTGAAGTACCAACATCCGGTGGCCATCATCACCAAAAACGCATTGATATTAAGGGACCTGGAAATCCTGAGGGAAATGGCCGATGGCCGGTTGGTGAACGTGATGGTTTCCATCACCACCCTGGACGAAAGTTTGCGCAGGAAGATGGAGCCCCGCACGGCCAGTGCCTCAAAACGGTTGGGCACCATCGAAGCACTGTCCAAGGCCGGCATTCCGGTAGGCGTTATGAATGCCCCTGTCATTCCCGGGCTCAACCACCATGAAATCCCGGCCATCCTGAAGGCCGCGGCAGGCCATGGGGCCGTTGCGTGCGGCATGGCCGTGGTGAGGCTGAACGGTTCCATCGGCAAGGTCTTCGAAGACTGGCTTCGGAAGAATTTCCCCTACAGGTTTGACAAGGTTTGGAACCAAGTTGCGGAACTCCATGGGGGCAGTGTGGGCGATTCCGTTTTTGGCAGGCGCATGGCGGGCAAGGGCTCCCTTGCCAGCGCCATCCACCAACTATATGCCACCGCCAGGAGGAAATATTTTTCGGGCAAGGGGATGCCGCCCCTGGACCTGACAAAATTCAGGAAGGGCGGAAATTTTAATTTGTTTACTTAG
- a CDS encoding CusA/CzcA family heavy metal efflux RND transporter — MLNGIISFSIRNKLIVGVLTLALVGFGGYSLTQLPIDAVPDITNNQVLVITSVPSLGASDIERLITFPIEQVNSNLPGLIEIRSFSRFGLSLVTIVFDDATDVYWARQQVNERLQTVKDQLPKGLGTPVLAPVTTGLGEIYQYVVKAKKGYEDQFDIIELRTIQDWIVRRQLLTVPGVADVSSFGGKLKQYEIAVSPDQLKSYGISINDVFSALEKNNQNTGGAYIERHSTVLYIRSEGLLGTLEDIRGIAIKETESGTPLFVKDVAEVRVGSAIRYGAMTYNGEGEVAGAVVMMLKGANSNKVIKNVKERIAGIGKMLPEGVEIEPFLDRTKMVNNAIGTVSKNLMEGALIVVFVLVLFLGNLRAGLLVASVIPLSMLFAVIMMNQFGVSGNLMSLGALDFGLIVDGAVIIVEAIMHHLALGSRFGLKGPLGQAEMDKEVERSAGKMMNSAVFGQVIILIVYLPILTLQGIEGKMFKPMAQTVAFALIGAFILSLTYVPMMSAVFLSKKTKHQKNISDRMMEKIEGVYQRMLRKVLGFPKFVVTSALALFAIALVVLSGLGGEFIPALEEGDFAVDTRVLTGSNLNVSVDATLKGERLLLERFPEVIKVVGKTGSGEVPTDPMPIEASDMMVILKNKKEWTSASTFNELAEKMGKALEEIPGTTFGFQYPVQMRFNELMTGARQDVVCKIFGENLDTLAHYAQRLGNIANTVEGSANLYVEAVGGMPQIIVSYNRAAIAQYNLHVSDINQVLNMAFAGQSAGLVYENERRFDLVVRMAGDQRTGLSDVQNLLVPVPGGGQVPLYQLADVEIKEGPNQIQREDARRRIIVGFNVRGRDVQSIVGELQKKVEAQIKFPAGYYVTYGGAFENLNAAKERLSIAVPVSLLLIFVMLYFAFNSVKHGLLIYSAIPLSAIGGIFALALRGMPFSISAGVGFIALFGVAVLNGIVLVAEFNRLKAAGAPDITGVVLSGTQVRLRPVLMTALVASLGFLPMALSHGSGAEVQRPLATVVIGGLLVATFLTLFVLPVLYVVFETKLVRKKKSMRPPIPMLVAGLLAFSFLSSQAQTPIALGAAMDSAMANNQTVRNERLMADYQKKLARSGANIPQTTVIGEYGQINSSFSDNRIVISQDIRFPTVYTNQKAVLKEEWKSSMLYVAVKEAELKKEVTQAYYRLALLLQKKKLLLKNDSLYSAFEEKAGLRFKAGESNILEKATAETQRGQIAVQLDQLQADLDVLQARFQLLLNTTTLLVPLANDFKVGRLEAIGTALPPRHPAMEWLEQQKTIAEKNTKLEKSKLLPDLSFAYNNMTIRGIGPDNVVYDGSARFQAGQIGIGIPLFYGAQKAKINASKDMQRLREDNYRFGLRQFNTEYQMAINQFARFSRSVDYFEETGLKNAAHIRDAAQQQFANGEINYLEWALLVNQSISIQTEYLNAVGDLNESIIQLNYYLNK; from the coding sequence ATGCTTAATGGCATTATATCCTTTTCCATCAGGAACAAATTGATTGTTGGCGTGCTCACGTTGGCCTTGGTGGGCTTTGGTGGGTATTCCCTCACCCAACTGCCCATTGATGCGGTGCCCGACATTACCAACAACCAGGTGCTCGTGATCACTTCCGTGCCCTCGCTTGGCGCCTCCGACATTGAGCGGCTGATCACTTTCCCCATTGAACAGGTCAACAGCAACCTGCCTGGCCTTATTGAGATCAGAAGCTTTTCCCGCTTTGGGTTGTCGCTCGTCACCATCGTTTTTGATGACGCCACTGACGTTTATTGGGCACGGCAACAGGTCAACGAGCGTTTGCAAACCGTAAAAGACCAACTCCCAAAAGGACTGGGCACACCTGTATTGGCACCGGTGACCACCGGTCTTGGGGAAATCTATCAGTATGTGGTAAAAGCAAAGAAAGGCTATGAGGACCAATTTGATATTATTGAATTGCGCACCATCCAGGATTGGATTGTAAGGAGGCAGCTCCTAACCGTGCCCGGTGTGGCCGATGTAAGCAGCTTTGGAGGCAAGCTAAAGCAATATGAAATAGCTGTAAGCCCCGACCAACTCAAGTCTTATGGTATCTCCATCAATGACGTATTCTCTGCGTTGGAAAAAAACAATCAAAATACAGGGGGTGCTTACATTGAAAGGCACTCCACCGTTTTGTACATACGGAGCGAGGGCCTGTTGGGCACCCTTGAGGACATTCGTGGCATTGCCATTAAAGAGACGGAAAGCGGGACGCCCCTATTTGTAAAAGACGTGGCCGAGGTGCGAGTGGGCAGTGCCATCCGCTACGGGGCGATGACCTACAACGGGGAAGGCGAGGTTGCCGGGGCGGTGGTCATGATGCTTAAGGGGGCCAACAGCAACAAGGTGATCAAAAACGTAAAAGAAAGGATAGCAGGGATAGGGAAAATGCTTCCTGAAGGCGTTGAGATCGAGCCGTTCCTGGACAGGACCAAAATGGTCAACAATGCCATAGGAACGGTAAGCAAAAATTTAATGGAGGGCGCCTTGATTGTGGTTTTTGTGCTCGTGCTCTTTCTGGGCAATTTGCGCGCGGGCCTCCTGGTAGCCTCCGTCATCCCCCTTTCCATGCTTTTTGCCGTCATTATGATGAACCAATTTGGCGTTAGCGGTAATTTGATGAGCCTTGGCGCCCTTGACTTCGGCTTGATCGTAGATGGGGCCGTCATCATTGTGGAGGCCATCATGCACCACCTTGCCCTGGGGTCGCGGTTTGGCCTGAAGGGCCCATTGGGCCAGGCGGAAATGGACAAGGAGGTGGAACGGTCAGCGGGAAAGATGATGAACAGTGCGGTTTTTGGCCAGGTGATCATCCTCATTGTTTACCTTCCCATACTCACATTACAGGGTATTGAAGGGAAAATGTTCAAGCCCATGGCCCAAACGGTTGCCTTTGCCTTGATTGGTGCCTTTATCCTTTCCCTTACTTATGTCCCTATGATGAGTGCGGTCTTCTTAAGCAAGAAAACCAAGCACCAAAAAAACATTTCCGACCGCATGATGGAAAAAATTGAGGGCGTTTACCAACGGATGTTAAGGAAGGTGCTGGGTTTTCCCAAGTTTGTTGTCACCTCGGCACTTGCCTTGTTTGCTATTGCTTTGGTCGTCCTCTCCGGATTGGGCGGGGAGTTCATCCCGGCATTGGAAGAAGGCGATTTTGCCGTGGACACCAGGGTGCTTACCGGAAGCAACCTTAATGTTTCCGTGGATGCCACCCTAAAAGGGGAAAGGCTCTTGCTTGAAAGGTTTCCCGAGGTAATAAAAGTAGTAGGGAAAACAGGAAGTGGGGAGGTGCCTACCGACCCCATGCCCATTGAGGCCAGCGATATGATGGTGATCCTTAAAAACAAAAAGGAGTGGACCTCTGCCTCCACTTTCAATGAACTGGCCGAAAAAATGGGCAAAGCGCTGGAGGAAATCCCGGGCACCACATTTGGTTTTCAGTATCCGGTGCAAATGCGTTTTAATGAATTAATGACGGGTGCACGCCAGGACGTGGTGTGCAAAATATTTGGTGAAAACCTTGATACCCTGGCCCACTATGCGCAAAGGCTGGGAAATATTGCCAACACGGTGGAAGGAAGCGCCAACCTATATGTGGAGGCCGTGGGCGGCATGCCGCAAATCATCGTCTCTTACAATCGGGCGGCCATTGCACAGTATAACCTCCACGTTTCCGATATCAACCAGGTCCTCAATATGGCTTTTGCGGGACAAAGTGCCGGCCTGGTATATGAAAACGAGAGGCGGTTTGACCTGGTGGTGCGGATGGCAGGGGACCAACGCACCGGGCTCAGTGATGTGCAAAACCTCTTGGTCCCCGTTCCGGGTGGTGGCCAGGTCCCGCTGTACCAACTGGCCGATGTTGAAATCAAAGAGGGGCCAAACCAAATTCAGCGCGAAGACGCCAGGCGCAGGATCATTGTTGGCTTTAATGTCCGCGGCCGCGATGTGCAGTCCATAGTAGGTGAGTTGCAAAAAAAGGTGGAAGCGCAAATCAAATTTCCCGCTGGGTACTATGTAACCTACGGTGGCGCCTTTGAGAATTTGAATGCCGCCAAGGAACGGCTAAGCATTGCGGTGCCCGTTTCCCTACTGCTGATATTCGTAATGTTATATTTTGCTTTTAATTCCGTTAAGCACGGCTTGCTTATCTACTCGGCCATTCCGCTTTCCGCCATTGGTGGGATATTCGCCCTTGCCTTGCGCGGCATGCCCTTTAGCATAAGTGCCGGTGTGGGATTTATTGCCTTGTTTGGCGTTGCGGTGTTGAACGGGATCGTTTTGGTGGCGGAATTCAACAGGCTAAAGGCGGCCGGGGCGCCTGACATAACGGGTGTCGTGCTCTCGGGGACACAAGTGCGTTTGCGCCCCGTCCTGATGACCGCCCTGGTCGCCTCGCTGGGGTTTTTGCCCATGGCCCTGAGCCATGGTTCCGGTGCCGAGGTGCAGCGGCCGCTGGCCACTGTGGTGATTGGCGGATTGCTGGTGGCCACCTTCCTCACTTTGTTTGTCTTGCCGGTGCTGTATGTGGTATTTGAAACCAAACTGGTACGCAAGAAAAAAAGTATGCGCCCGCCCATCCCCATGTTGGTGGCTGGCCTGCTGGCCTTTTCGTTCCTATCGTCACAGGCGCAAACGCCCATTGCCCTGGGGGCGGCCATGGATAGTGCAATGGCCAACAACCAAACCGTTAGGAACGAAAGGTTGATGGCCGATTACCAAAAGAAGCTGGCCCGCTCGGGTGCCAATATCCCGCAAACCACCGTAATAGGGGAATATGGCCAGATCAACAGCAGTTTTTCCGACAACAGGATTGTCATAAGCCAGGATATCCGTTTCCCTACCGTTTACACCAACCAAAAGGCCGTACTAAAAGAAGAATGGAAAAGCAGCATGCTTTATGTGGCCGTCAAGGAGGCGGAACTGAAGAAGGAAGTCACACAAGCCTATTACCGGTTGGCCCTCCTGTTGCAAAAGAAAAAGCTGTTGCTGAAAAACGACAGCCTGTACAGCGCCTTTGAGGAAAAAGCAGGCCTGCGCTTCAAGGCAGGGGAAAGCAACATCCTGGAAAAGGCAACGGCCGAAACACAACGTGGGCAAATAGCCGTACAACTTGACCAGCTCCAAGCCGACCTGGATGTGCTGCAGGCACGGTTTCAGCTATTGCTGAACACCACCACGCTGCTCGTTCCCCTGGCCAACGACTTTAAGGTGGGCCGCCTGGAGGCCATAGGTACTGCCCTGCCCCCCCGGCACCCGGCCATGGAGTGGCTCGAGCAACAAAAAACCATAGCAGAAAAAAACACAAAACTGGAAAAATCCAAACTGCTTCCCGATTTGTCCTTTGCATATAACAACATGACCATACGCGGCATCGGCCCCGACAACGTGGTGTACGATGGGTCGGCCCGCTTCCAGGCCGGCCAGATAGGAATTGGAATACCCTTGTTTTATGGTGCACAAAAAGCAAAAATCAACGCTTCCAAGGACATGCAGCGTTTACGGGAAGACAACTATAGGTTTGGGTTACGGCAGTTCAACACGGAATACCAAATGGCCATAAACCAGTTTGCCCGTTTCTCCAGATCGGTGGATTATTTTGAAGAAACCGGTTTGAAAAACGCTGCCCACATTCGCGATGCCGCCCAACAACAATTTGCCAACGGGGAAATCAATTACCTGGAGTGGGCCCTGCTGGTCAACCAATCCATTTCCATCCAGACCGAATACCTCAATGCGGTCGGGGACCTTAACGAAAGCATTATCCAACTCAACTACTACCTCAACAAATAG
- a CDS encoding efflux RND transporter periplasmic adaptor subunit, protein MKKTKFNPDLKTLRPIWASGLMAALLLFTSACDTKNEAVEQAPTYDTSITLSEAQSKNANLQTGKVALRPISSVLKVNGRIDVPPQNLVSISVPIGGYLKQTKLMPGMHVKKGEVIAVMEDQQYIQLQQDYLSAKARLNFMAHEYLRQQELNQSKASSDKAFQQTEADYLTAKINVRALAERLQLIGIRPGLLDESNLSKSINVYSPIDGYVSKVNVNIGKYTQPSDELFELINPADIHLALTVFEKDLNKLYIGQKVYAYTNNRPEDKHACEIILIGKNLSRERSTEVHSHFEKYDKSLLPGMYMNADIEIKSDSVYSLPDAAIVRFENSQYVFTKTGDNSFSMHEVATGASENGYTEILLGEQWIGRDIVVKGAYTLLMALKNKAEE, encoded by the coding sequence ATGAAAAAAACAAAATTCAACCCCGATTTAAAAACCCTTCGCCCCATTTGGGCAAGTGGCCTCATGGCAGCCCTGTTGTTGTTCACCAGCGCCTGTGACACAAAAAACGAGGCAGTGGAGCAGGCGCCAACCTATGACACTTCCATCACGTTATCGGAGGCACAAAGCAAAAATGCCAACCTGCAAACAGGCAAAGTAGCACTGCGCCCCATCTCCAGTGTCCTCAAGGTCAATGGCCGGATTGATGTGCCCCCCCAAAACCTTGTGTCCATAAGCGTGCCAATAGGCGGATATCTCAAACAGACGAAATTGATGCCGGGCATGCACGTGAAAAAAGGCGAGGTGATTGCCGTGATGGAAGACCAACAATACATACAATTGCAACAGGATTACCTCTCGGCAAAGGCCAGGCTTAATTTTATGGCGCATGAATACCTGCGGCAACAAGAACTCAACCAAAGCAAGGCCAGCAGCGATAAGGCCTTTCAACAAACCGAAGCAGATTACCTAACTGCCAAGATCAATGTAAGGGCACTGGCGGAGAGGCTGCAACTTATTGGGATCAGGCCCGGCCTGCTGGACGAAAGCAACCTCTCCAAAAGCATTAATGTTTATTCTCCAATAGACGGGTACGTCTCCAAAGTTAACGTGAACATAGGTAAGTATACCCAACCGAGTGATGAGCTGTTCGAGTTGATCAACCCGGCCGACATCCATTTGGCCTTAACGGTTTTTGAAAAAGACTTGAACAAACTTTACATCGGGCAAAAGGTGTATGCCTATACCAACAACCGGCCGGAAGACAAACATGCTTGTGAAATAATCCTTATTGGCAAAAACCTTTCCAGGGAAAGAAGTACGGAGGTCCATTCGCATTTTGAAAAATATGACAAAAGCCTGCTTCCAGGCATGTACATGAACGCTGACATTGAAATAAAGTCCGATAGTGTATATTCCCTTCCCGATGCGGCCATTGTACGGTTTGAAAATTCACAATACGTCTTTACGAAAACGGGGGACAACAGTTTTTCCATGCACGAAGTGGCCACCGGGGCCTCTGAAAATGGCTATACCGAAATCCTCTTGGGCGAACAATGGATAGGCCGGGACATTGTGGTGAAGGGTGCCTATACCCTGTTGATGGCCCTAAAAAACAAAGCCGAGGAATAG
- a CDS encoding class I SAM-dependent methyltransferase: MANPHFHQILSEGVQRFIIDHENEDERAFVLKHKEILGLPSAEIARQIVGRKKAKTKLPLYYNGQNIIYPHRLNLEQCSSEKTARFKAGLVKGVLAADLTGGFGIDSYFLSKNFDKVVYVEPDGDLLETAKHNHLALGASNLEHHHADAAGFLSGNTAHFNLLYLDPSRRSNADRKVFKFSDCAPDVVSLLPTLFKKSNSILVKASPLIDIQQGLNELGLVSKVFVIGFDNECKEVLFLIANSEREPIIEVVDLSDGDEKPKPFSFTHTEENHSAVSLGEPSSLLYEPSAMMLKAGAFKLLANRFDLKKVAPNTHLYTAGSLMPGFPGRIFKIEGFLKPDSKSVHGALPEGQANIISRNYPLSPAQLKKRLKLKDGGGQFVIAFSGKAKKYLVLASRVK, from the coding sequence ATGGCCAATCCCCACTTCCATCAAATATTGAGCGAAGGCGTTCAGCGCTTTATCATAGACCATGAAAATGAGGACGAAAGGGCATTTGTGCTAAAACATAAGGAAATCCTCGGCCTTCCCTCAGCGGAAATCGCAAGGCAAATAGTGGGCCGAAAAAAGGCCAAAACAAAACTCCCCCTCTATTACAATGGCCAAAACATTATCTACCCCCACCGCCTCAACCTGGAGCAGTGCTCTTCGGAAAAAACTGCCCGCTTCAAGGCCGGCCTGGTAAAAGGCGTGCTGGCAGCCGACCTCACAGGGGGCTTTGGCATTGATAGCTATTTCCTTAGTAAAAATTTCGACAAAGTGGTATATGTGGAGCCCGATGGGGATTTGTTGGAAACCGCAAAGCACAACCATCTTGCCCTCGGGGCCAGCAACTTGGAACACCACCATGCGGATGCCGCAGGTTTTCTTTCGGGAAATACAGCCCATTTCAATTTGCTGTACCTGGACCCCTCCAGGAGGAGCAATGCGGATAGAAAGGTTTTTAAATTTTCCGATTGTGCCCCTGATGTTGTAAGCCTGCTTCCTACGTTATTCAAGAAATCAAATTCCATCTTGGTAAAAGCTTCTCCTCTTATTGATATTCAGCAAGGGCTAAACGAGCTGGGCCTTGTTTCCAAGGTTTTCGTTATTGGGTTTGACAATGAGTGCAAAGAGGTGCTTTTCCTAATTGCCAATAGCGAAAGGGAGCCTATCATTGAAGTTGTTGATCTCTCCGATGGTGATGAAAAGCCAAAACCCTTTTCTTTTACACACACAGAAGAAAACCATTCGGCCGTTTCGTTGGGCGAACCTTCCTCACTGCTCTACGAACCCTCGGCCATGATGCTTAAGGCGGGCGCATTCAAGCTGTTGGCCAACAGGTTTGACCTTAAAAAGGTGGCCCCCAACACCCATTTATATACTGCAGGCTCGCTGATGCCTGGTTTTCCCGGCCGCATCTTCAAGATCGAAGGTTTTCTGAAGCCTGATTCAAAATCCGTGCATGGTGCTTTGCCCGAAGGGCAGGCCAATATTATTTCCCGTAACTATCCGCTAAGCCCGGCCCAACTGAAAAAGAGGCTTAAGCTTAAAGACGGAGGGGGGCAATTTGTAATTGCCTTTTCCGGAAAAGCCAAAAAGTACCTTGTACTGGCCAGTCGTGTTAAATAA
- the tnpA gene encoding IS200/IS605 family transposase, translating to MPGTFSQIYIQYVFAVKGRENLLQKPWRDEVFKYIAGIIKGKNQKPIIVNGVTDHVHVFVGLKPSMCISDLVRDIKNNSSKFINEQKFIKGKFSWQEGYGAFSYAHSQIENVYQYIANQEEHHKKKTFREEYLGLLEKFEIEYNEKYLFEWMD from the coding sequence ATGCCAGGAACATTTTCACAAATTTATATCCAATATGTTTTTGCCGTTAAAGGCCGCGAAAACCTTTTGCAAAAACCCTGGCGTGATGAAGTGTTTAAATACATAGCGGGCATTATCAAAGGCAAAAACCAAAAGCCCATTATTGTCAATGGGGTTACAGACCACGTCCACGTTTTTGTGGGGTTAAAACCTTCCATGTGCATCTCAGACCTGGTACGGGACATCAAAAACAATTCTTCTAAGTTCATTAACGAACAAAAATTTATAAAGGGGAAATTCTCCTGGCAAGAAGGGTATGGCGCATTTTCTTATGCCCATTCCCAAATTGAAAATGTGTACCAATACATAGCCAACCAGGAAGAACACCACAAGAAGAAAACTTTTAGGGAAGAATACCTTGGTTTACTTGAGAAATTTGAAATTGAATACAATGAAAAATATTTGTTTGAATGGATGGATTAA